From the Streptomyces sp. NBC_00390 genome, the window TGCCGCCGCCCTTACGCCTCGAGCAGCCGCTGCCCCACGTACTCGCCCTTCGTCGGCCCGCCCGGCACCGCGAACAGCCCGCTCGACTCGTGCCGGATGAACGCCGACAGCGCATCGCCCCGGTCCAGCTTGCGCTGCACCGGCACGAAACCGCTCAGTGGATCGGCCTGCCAGCAGACGAACAGCAGCCCCGCGTCGGGTGTGCCGTCCATGCCGATGCCGTCGTGGAAGGAGAACGGCCTGCGCAGCATCGCGGCGCCTCCGTTCTGCTCCGGGGCGGAGATACGGGCATGCGCGTTGAGCGGGACGACAGGCTTTCCGTCCGGGCCCGTCCGCTCGAGCGCGAGCTCGGACATCTCGGTGCCGCCGGTCAGCGGTGCGCCGTCGGACTTGCGCCGCCCGATCACCTGCTCCTGCTTCGCCGGCGTCAGCTTCTCCCAGTCGTCCAGGAGCATCCGGATACGGCGCACGACGGCGTACGAGCCACCGGCCATCCACGCGTACTCCGCCTCCGGCGTCTTCGCGGGCACGAAGATCCGCTGCCGGAAGTCGGGTTCCGACGGCTTCGGATTGCCGCTGCCGTCGATCTGCCCCATCAGATTGCGGGCGGTCATCGGCCGCGCCGTGGCGCCCGGTGACCGGTTGAAGCCGTTCATCTGCCAGCGCACCCGGGCCGCGGCGCCGGCGGACTTGTGGATCGCCCGCAGCGCGTGGAAGGCGACCAGCGCGTCGTCCGCGCCGATCTGCACCCACAGGTCCCCGTCCGAGCGGCGCGGATCCAAGTGGTCCGAGGAGAACGCCGGCAGCGGATCCAGCTGTGGCGGCCGCCGGTCCACCAGGGACGTGCGGTCGAAGAAGGTGCGGCCGAAACCGAAGGTGACGGTGAGCGAGGAAGGGCCCGCGTCGAGGGCGACGCCGGTGTCGCCGTCCGGGGCCGCCCGGCCCTCCATCAGCTCGGCAGCCAGCGCGGACCAGCGCCGCATGAGTGCGGCGGCCTCCTTGCGCCCGGCACCCGGCGCGAGATCGAACGCGACCAGATGGCCGTGGGACTGCTGCGGGTCCGTGATGCCTGCCTGGTGCGTGCCGTGGAAGGCGATGCCGGTGGAGCCGACGGTCGCCAGCGTGGTGGGTGCCTCTTCGCGGGTGGCGGCATGCACCGCGGACGACCCGGCGGCGCCGAGCGCCAGCCCGGCCGCGCCGGCGGCGCCCATGGTGCCGAGCAGGCGCCGCCGGGAGATGTCGATGTCGCTCACGGGTGGATCAGCCGATCGTGATGTTCTTGTCGATGGTCGTCTGGTCGATGTCGGAGGTCCGCACGGTCACCTTCACCTGCCAGCTGCCGGGCATCGGGATCTGGACCGCATTCGCGCTCCAGTGTCCCGCGGCGACCCGGTCGGGAGTGATCGGCAGCGGGCCGATCTGCTTCGCCTTCAAGGTGAAGGACACCTTCACCTCCGGGGCGTCCAGCGGTTTGCCGTCGGGCGACTCGGCCCACACGTTCATCTCGTTGGAGCCGGAGCGGGCGGGGTCGAGGCTGAGCCTCAGGCGGCCCTTGCCGTTCTCGCCGCCCGTGTCGAAGGGCAGCGTGATCTCGGTGGGGCCGGCGGGGGCCTGCTCGACGGCCTGGGCTCCGGCCGCCCTGGCTGTCTCCTCCGTACGGCCCGGCTCGGTGCCGGTGAGCACGGTGGTCACCGCCAGCAGGACCACGGCGACACCTGCCTCGGCCAGCACGGAGCGGCGAAGGCCGGATCGCTCGGTGTCGGATTCCCGTACCCGCCGTCGCTCGGCCGTGGCGACGGCCGCCTTCTGACGGGCCAACTGGGCGGCGCGCGCCGGGTCCTCCGCCGCTTCGCCGGCGGTTTCTTCGTCGTCGGCCGCGTCGTCGTCCGACGTCTCCTCGCGGTGCCGTTCGGTGTCCTCGGCGGCCGGCGCTTCGGCCAGCTGCGCAGTCCACCTTCGGGAGATCCAGGCCACGGCGACCATGACCGCGACGAGTGCCACCTTGGCCAGCAGCAGCCGCCCGTACGAGGTCCCGGTCAGCGCCGGCCACGAGCCGACCTGCCGCCAGGACTGGTAGATCCCCGTCACGGCGAGCACGACGACGCTCGTGAACGCGAGTGTGGAGAAGCGCCGTACGGCCGCGCGCTCGATGGACGGCTCGCGGTACAGCGCGGTCAGCAGCGCGGCGAGACCGCCGAGCCAGGCCGCCACGGCCAGCAGATGCAGGACGTCCACCGGCATCGCCAGGCCCGGCTGGACACCGGTCGACGCGTGCTCGGACAGTGCCCAGGTCGCGCCGATCCCCGCGGCGACGACCGTGCCGCCGACCGCGAGACCGAAGGTGAGGTCCTTCTTCTCCTGCGCGTCCTCGCGCCGCGCGTACGCCCCGAACAGCACGGCGATGAACAGCGCGGCCGCGCCGAGCAGCAGCAGCCGCGAGACCAGGGCC encodes:
- the efeB gene encoding iron uptake transporter deferrochelatase/peroxidase subunit; its protein translation is MGAAGAAGLALGAAGSSAVHAATREEAPTTLATVGSTGIAFHGTHQAGITDPQQSHGHLVAFDLAPGAGRKEAAALMRRWSALAAELMEGRAAPDGDTGVALDAGPSSLTVTFGFGRTFFDRTSLVDRRPPQLDPLPAFSSDHLDPRRSDGDLWVQIGADDALVAFHALRAIHKSAGAAARVRWQMNGFNRSPGATARPMTARNLMGQIDGSGNPKPSEPDFRQRIFVPAKTPEAEYAWMAGGSYAVVRRIRMLLDDWEKLTPAKQEQVIGRRKSDGAPLTGGTEMSELALERTGPDGKPVVPLNAHARISAPEQNGGAAMLRRPFSFHDGIGMDGTPDAGLLFVCWQADPLSGFVPVQRKLDRGDALSAFIRHESSGLFAVPGGPTKGEYVGQRLLEA
- a CDS encoding copper resistance CopC/CopD family protein; its protein translation is MTATAPRFGPAPVRLLLAVTVLIGTVLGALLAGAGPASAHAALTGSNPKDGAVVATAPKQVTLTFSEQIAMGENSIRVLEPSGKRADKAEVRDLGSGGSVVYGVDLQAGLPNGTYTVAWQAVSADSHPVSGAFTFAIGAPSKTTVALPDEEAGGGVVGFLYGVARYASYAGFILLAGGAAFVLVCWQRGASVRPVQRLVVQGWITLTAATLAMLLLRTPYTGSGELGDAFDLGGLGDVLETKTGAALVSRLLLLGAAALFIAVLFGAYARREDAQEKKDLTFGLAVGGTVVAAGIGATWALSEHASTGVQPGLAMPVDVLHLLAVAAWLGGLAALLTALYREPSIERAAVRRFSTLAFTSVVVLAVTGIYQSWRQVGSWPALTGTSYGRLLLAKVALVAVMVAVAWISRRWTAQLAEAPAAEDTERHREETSDDDAADDEETAGEAAEDPARAAQLARQKAAVATAERRRVRESDTERSGLRRSVLAEAGVAVVLLAVTTVLTGTEPGRTEETARAAGAQAVEQAPAGPTEITLPFDTGGENGKGRLRLSLDPARSGSNEMNVWAESPDGKPLDAPEVKVSFTLKAKQIGPLPITPDRVAAGHWSANAVQIPMPGSWQVKVTVRTSDIDQTTIDKNITIG